Proteins co-encoded in one Candidatus Izemoplasmatales bacterium genomic window:
- a CDS encoding YlxR family protein: MNKVRKIPLRKCVVTGERCEKKQLIRVVRSPEGVVTVDPTGKANGRGAYLKNDPVVIRQAQKTKVLERHLETAVPDAVYEELLKKASA, from the coding sequence ATGAACAAGGTCCGGAAGATTCCGCTCCGCAAGTGCGTCGTCACCGGCGAGCGGTGCGAGAAGAAACAGCTGATCCGCGTCGTCCGCAGTCCGGAAGGCGTCGTCACCGTCGATCCGACCGGCAAGGCGAACGGCCGCGGCGCGTATCTGAAGAACGATCCCGTCGTGATCCGGCAGGCGCAGAAGACGAAGGTCCTCGAACGCCATCTGGAGACCGCGGTTCCCGACGCCGTCTACGAGGAACTCCTCAAGAAGGCATCCGCATGA
- a CDS encoding ribosomal L7Ae/L30e/S12e/Gadd45 family protein encodes MNKAKILGALGLARRAGKLLLGEDQVLDALKKGAVDFVLLACDAGPNTTKRTTDKTSFHRVPLATVLNGEEMAAATGRKILKVAGISDRGFAALIQGALDAPEQP; translated from the coding sequence ATGAACAAGGCCAAGATCCTCGGCGCCCTCGGCCTCGCCCGCCGCGCGGGCAAGCTTCTGCTCGGCGAAGACCAGGTCCTCGACGCCCTGAAGAAGGGTGCCGTCGACTTCGTCCTGCTCGCTTGCGACGCCGGTCCCAACACGACGAAACGGACGACCGACAAGACGTCCTTCCATCGCGTGCCCCTCGCCACCGTCCTGAACGGTGAAGAGATGGCCGCCGCGACGGGACGGAAGATCCTGAAGGTCGCCGGAATCAGCGACCGCGGATTCGCGGCCCTGATCCAAGGTGCGCTCGACGCGCCGGAACAACCATGA
- the infB gene encoding translation initiation factor IF-2: MPAPKRSYPKRKPAPVKKKVFEVRKSNVPVKQVILANTIYYKEGMTVLDLATAMGRPVAEIIKKMMFMRIMASQTQKLDRETAELVTMEYGLEFKDELKTDMTKFEEIDIVDDPALLKDRPPVVTIMGHVDHGKTTLLDTIRHSRVVQSEAGGITQHIGAYTVSRNGHPITFIDTPGHAAFTEMRARGAKVTDIVVLVVAADDGVMPQTKEALDHARAAKCAIIVAVNKMDKPQANPDRVKQELADLDLLPDDWGGSTPFCPISALKGTGVNELLDTIQVVAELLELKANPNRLASGSVIEAKLDKGKGPVATVLVNSGTLKIGDPLVVGATFGKVRAMVDDLGRTVVEAKPSTAVEIHGLNDVPMAGDAFMVFADEKQAKEIAMKRAERNLMEAHGVNKFMSLEDFFKKTEGKEKVLRLIIKGDTQGSIEAFKGSIDKIKVEGVTIDIVRAGVGAITETDVSLAEASKAIVIGFDVRPQASVRETANAKGVEIRLYDIIYEALDDIQKAMKGLLDPVFEKKLIGEAVVRETFVISKIGTIAGCMVSEGVIKRDSLVKVIRDGKVIHEGKIASLKRFKDDVKEVKTGYDCGIMIEGFNDLVIDDTIEASVMEEVK, from the coding sequence ATGCCAGCACCAAAAAGATCGTATCCCAAGCGAAAACCGGCTCCCGTCAAGAAGAAGGTCTTCGAAGTCCGCAAGTCCAACGTCCCGGTGAAGCAGGTCATCCTCGCCAACACCATCTACTACAAGGAAGGCATGACGGTCCTCGACCTCGCCACGGCGATGGGCCGGCCGGTCGCCGAGATCATCAAGAAGATGATGTTCATGCGCATCATGGCCTCCCAGACCCAGAAGCTCGACCGCGAGACCGCGGAACTCGTGACGATGGAGTACGGCCTTGAGTTCAAGGACGAACTCAAGACCGACATGACCAAGTTCGAGGAAATCGACATCGTCGACGATCCGGCGCTCCTCAAGGACCGTCCTCCGGTCGTCACGATCATGGGACACGTCGACCACGGCAAGACCACCCTCCTCGACACGATCCGCCACAGTCGCGTGGTCCAGTCCGAAGCCGGCGGCATCACCCAGCACATCGGCGCCTACACGGTTTCCCGCAACGGCCATCCGATCACCTTCATCGACACCCCCGGCCATGCGGCCTTCACCGAGATGCGCGCCCGCGGCGCGAAGGTCACCGACATCGTCGTACTCGTGGTCGCCGCCGATGACGGCGTCATGCCGCAGACGAAGGAAGCGCTCGACCACGCCCGCGCGGCGAAGTGCGCGATCATCGTCGCCGTCAACAAGATGGACAAGCCTCAGGCCAATCCCGACCGCGTCAAGCAGGAGCTGGCCGACCTCGACCTGCTTCCGGACGACTGGGGCGGGAGCACCCCGTTCTGCCCGATCTCGGCCCTCAAGGGTACGGGCGTGAACGAACTCCTCGATACGATCCAGGTCGTCGCGGAACTGCTCGAACTGAAGGCCAATCCGAACCGGCTCGCGTCCGGGTCCGTCATCGAAGCCAAACTCGACAAGGGCAAGGGCCCGGTCGCGACCGTGCTCGTTAATTCCGGCACGCTCAAGATCGGCGACCCGCTCGTCGTCGGCGCCACCTTCGGCAAGGTCCGCGCGATGGTCGACGACCTCGGCCGTACCGTGGTCGAGGCGAAGCCGTCAACCGCCGTCGAGATCCACGGCCTGAACGACGTGCCGATGGCCGGCGACGCCTTCATGGTCTTCGCCGACGAGAAGCAGGCGAAGGAGATCGCCATGAAGCGCGCGGAGCGCAACCTCATGGAAGCCCACGGCGTGAACAAGTTCATGTCGCTCGAGGATTTCTTCAAGAAGACCGAGGGCAAGGAGAAGGTGCTGCGCCTGATCATCAAGGGCGACACCCAGGGCTCGATCGAGGCGTTCAAGGGCTCGATCGACAAGATCAAGGTCGAAGGCGTCACGATCGACATCGTCCGCGCCGGCGTCGGCGCGATCACCGAGACCGACGTCTCGCTCGCGGAGGCTTCGAAGGCGATCGTCATCGGCTTCGACGTCCGTCCGCAGGCCTCGGTCCGCGAGACCGCCAACGCGAAGGGCGTCGAGATCCGCCTCTACGACATCATCTACGAGGCCCTCGACGACATCCAGAAGGCGATGAAGGGCCTGCTCGATCCGGTCTTCGAGAAGAAGCTGATCGGCGAGGCCGTCGTCCGCGAGACCTTCGTGATCTCCAAGATCGGCACGATCGCCGGCTGCATGGTCTCCGAAGGCGTCATCAAACGCGACTCGCTCGTCAAGGTCATCCGCGACGGGAAGGTCATCCACGAAGGCAAGATCGCGTCGCTCAAGCGCTTCAAGGACGACGTCAAGGAAGTCAAGACGGGCTACGACTGCGGCATCATGATCGAGGGCTTCAACGACCTCGTGATCGACGACACGATCGAAGCCTCGGTGATGGAAGAGGTGAAGTGA
- the rbfA gene encoding 30S ribosome-binding factor RbfA produces MAKVDRLETLVMRELSEIIRTEVKDDLGFITITGVRITNELSYMYAYYTVLGKPEEKERVAQALERANGFIKNRIALRVKMRKVPELVFRYDESYEKGMKIDSIIRNIQ; encoded by the coding sequence GTGGCCAAGGTCGACCGGCTGGAAACGCTGGTGATGCGGGAACTCTCCGAGATCATCCGCACCGAAGTGAAGGACGACCTCGGCTTCATCACGATCACCGGCGTGCGGATCACGAACGAGCTCTCCTACATGTACGCGTACTACACCGTCCTCGGGAAACCCGAGGAGAAGGAACGCGTCGCGCAGGCGCTCGAACGCGCCAACGGGTTCATCAAGAACCGGATCGCCCTGCGCGTCAAGATGCGCAAGGTGCCCGAACTCGTCTTCCGCTACGACGAATCGTACGAGAAGGGCATGAAGATCGACAGCATCATCCGAAACATCCAGTGA
- the uvrC gene encoding excinuclease ABC subunit UvrC, with translation MNDLIAERLATLPERPGSYQMRDASGTIIYVGKAKNLKNRVKTYFIGSHDLKTTKLVADVADFTYIVTKTELEAFLLELSLIKEHRPKYNIMLMDDRTYPYIEITDEKHPRVVITRRLDRKKKNVFGPFPDAGSARETLLLIHRIFPLRKCDTLPKKVCLYYHMGQCLGNCVNEIPAETTAAIVADVAKFLSGNDQDLLRDLRVRMADHAEKLEFEKAKELKDLIAAVEKTTERQQVMFSDLLDRDAVAYAADESHLAITIVFMRKGRIVMTDAEIVDYYQTPEEAFLDFVARFYAKHPVPAEVLLPKGTDLEFLAPVLGVAAKIPLRGNKTKLAEMALANARIHLENNLDQHLRKYAKTVGAAAELGRILGIPAPKRIECFDNSHTLGTDPVSAMVVFQDGSPDRKSYRKYQIRTAAKGDDPGAMKEIVYRRYQKMLMTDSVDRPDLVIMDGGLAQVRACKEILASLYVDLPVIGLRKDEFHRTDAIIALDESVVPLDRHAPLYVLLNKIQEEAHRFAITYHREKRSKQIYASILDAIPKVGKATKTKLLEKYRTIENIRNAPDEELKALGITTEAIGNLRIALAAHK, from the coding sequence ATGAACGACCTGATCGCCGAAAGACTCGCGACCCTGCCGGAACGCCCGGGCAGCTACCAGATGCGCGATGCGTCCGGTACGATCATCTACGTCGGGAAGGCGAAGAACCTGAAGAACCGCGTGAAGACGTATTTCATCGGCTCGCACGACCTCAAGACGACGAAACTCGTCGCCGACGTCGCCGACTTCACCTACATCGTCACGAAGACCGAACTCGAGGCCTTCCTGCTCGAACTCTCGCTCATCAAGGAGCACCGGCCGAAGTACAACATCATGCTGATGGACGACCGGACCTACCCCTACATCGAAATCACCGACGAGAAGCATCCGCGCGTCGTGATCACGCGCCGCCTCGACCGGAAGAAGAAAAACGTCTTCGGCCCCTTCCCGGACGCGGGATCGGCGCGCGAGACGCTGTTGCTCATCCACCGCATCTTCCCGCTCCGCAAGTGCGACACCCTGCCGAAGAAGGTCTGCCTCTACTACCACATGGGCCAGTGCCTCGGCAACTGCGTGAACGAGATTCCCGCGGAAACGACCGCGGCGATCGTCGCCGACGTCGCCAAGTTCCTTTCCGGCAACGACCAGGACCTTCTCCGCGACCTGCGCGTCCGGATGGCCGACCACGCCGAGAAACTCGAATTCGAGAAGGCGAAGGAACTCAAGGACCTGATCGCCGCCGTCGAGAAGACCACCGAGCGCCAGCAGGTGATGTTCTCCGACCTCCTCGACCGCGACGCGGTCGCCTACGCCGCCGACGAGTCCCACCTCGCGATCACGATCGTCTTCATGCGCAAGGGGCGGATCGTGATGACCGACGCCGAAATCGTCGACTACTACCAGACTCCCGAGGAGGCCTTCCTCGATTTCGTCGCGCGCTTCTACGCGAAGCATCCCGTCCCCGCCGAGGTCCTGCTTCCCAAAGGGACCGATCTCGAATTCCTCGCGCCGGTCCTCGGCGTCGCCGCGAAGATCCCCCTCCGCGGAAACAAGACGAAGCTTGCGGAAATGGCCCTGGCGAACGCTCGGATCCATCTCGAGAACAACCTCGACCAGCATCTCCGGAAATATGCGAAGACCGTCGGCGCCGCCGCCGAACTCGGCCGCATCCTCGGCATCCCGGCCCCGAAGCGGATCGAGTGCTTCGACAACTCCCATACCCTCGGTACCGATCCGGTGTCGGCGATGGTCGTCTTCCAGGACGGCTCGCCGGATCGTAAAAGCTACCGCAAGTATCAGATCAGGACGGCCGCGAAGGGCGACGATCCCGGCGCGATGAAGGAGATCGTCTACCGCCGCTACCAGAAGATGCTGATGACCGACTCCGTCGACCGGCCCGACCTCGTGATCATGGACGGAGGCCTCGCCCAGGTGCGCGCCTGCAAGGAGATCCTCGCGTCGCTTTACGTCGACCTCCCCGTGATCGGCCTCAGGAAGGACGAGTTCCACCGCACCGACGCGATCATCGCCCTCGACGAGTCGGTCGTGCCGCTCGACCGGCACGCACCGCTCTACGTCCTCCTGAACAAGATCCAGGAGGAGGCCCACCGCTTCGCGATCACCTATCACCGCGAGAAACGCTCCAAGCAGATCTACGCCTCGATCCTCGACGCAATCCCGAAGGTCGGGAAGGCGACGAAGACGAAGCTGCTTGAAAAGTACCGGACGATCGAGAACATCCGGAACGCTCCCGACGAGGAACTGAAGGCGCTCGGGATCACGACGGAAGCCATCGGGAACCTGAGGATCGCGCTGGCGGCGCACAAGTGA
- a CDS encoding 3'-5' exonuclease — protein MSVSVFGRLHAVFEEIRVVSLRRGSRIEFFYMGKGMFASFLQYLGEGVYVWMTVSDLAKKTRGVQTRFVERIDRLMLPHGATPKVFYDANLIKSGIRTLVNARKPKLFIDFEMSMPPFKYNPDFISELIQCGMILTDDTGNTLEEHTTFIRPFMFPEITDRTRKFLKITQGSINQGIEFPEFHGLLDRIITQYRPMVMVWGQNDIIELRKAALYHRMPDITKKAQFVDLLKLHKNYFGLKNDVGLFNAYRVYSEIDPEKQAHDALEDATVTKLVYEGFRKVCNGDSNVVFKNPEPAPAKPAPEAAKAEPAPTPAVASEGMPVPAPQPAAS, from the coding sequence ATGTCTGTATCCGTTTTCGGCCGCCTGCACGCGGTCTTCGAGGAAATCCGCGTCGTTTCGCTCCGCCGCGGCTCGCGAATCGAGTTCTTCTACATGGGCAAGGGGATGTTCGCGTCGTTCCTCCAGTATCTCGGGGAAGGCGTCTATGTCTGGATGACCGTCTCCGACCTGGCGAAGAAGACCCGCGGCGTCCAAACCCGTTTCGTCGAAAGAATCGACCGGCTGATGCTGCCGCACGGCGCGACGCCGAAGGTCTTCTACGACGCCAATCTGATCAAATCCGGCATCCGCACGCTCGTGAACGCGCGGAAGCCGAAGCTCTTCATCGACTTCGAGATGTCGATGCCGCCGTTCAAGTACAATCCCGACTTCATCTCCGAACTGATCCAGTGCGGGATGATCCTCACCGACGACACTGGCAACACGCTCGAGGAGCACACGACGTTCATCCGTCCGTTCATGTTCCCGGAGATCACGGACCGCACCCGCAAGTTCCTCAAGATCACCCAGGGGTCGATCAACCAGGGCATCGAGTTTCCCGAATTCCACGGCTTGCTGGACCGCATCATCACCCAATATCGGCCGATGGTGATGGTATGGGGACAGAACGACATCATCGAACTCCGCAAGGCCGCGCTCTACCACCGCATGCCCGACATCACCAAGAAGGCCCAGTTCGTCGACCTCCTGAAGCTCCACAAGAACTATTTCGGACTCAAGAACGACGTCGGCCTCTTCAACGCCTACAGGGTCTATTCCGAGATCGATCCCGAGAAGCAGGCGCACGACGCACTCGAGGACGCGACCGTCACGAAACTCGTCTACGAGGGATTCCGCAAGGTCTGCAACGGCGACTCGAACGTCGTCTTCAAGAACCCCGAACCGGCACCGGCGAAACCCGCGCCCGAAGCCGCGAAGGCCGAACCCGCGCCGACGCCCGCCGTGGCCTCCGAAGGGATGCCCGTCCCCGCACCCCAACCCGCCGCGTCATGA
- a CDS encoding ribonuclease J has protein sequence MQNPLLQRNEVGVFALGGLGEVGKNMYCVEYGDDLVIIDSGLLFPDEYLMGIDYVIPDYAYLIENQDKIRGLFLTHGHEDHIGGIPFLLKQVRIPAIYASGLTVGLIKKKLEEYRGVSAKIIEYAETSVFRFAFMEIGFFRTNHSIPDSFGITIKTPSGTIVHTGDFKFDFTPTFMDANYQKMARIGEQGVLCLLSDSTNAELEDFTASERAVAETIHDLFRKIEGRVIISTFASNVHRIQQIVDASVKTNRKVAVFGRSMESTIEVGSEMKYIKAPEGTFIYGRNMTSINRRNLTILCTGSQGEPLSALTRIASGSHKQISLIPGDTVVLSSSPIPGNQESVNKTINLLYKNGATVVTQSPFADVHASGHGGQNELKLMLKLMKPRFFMPIHGEYRMLMKHAELGVDCGVPKENVFIMDNGDVLALTINTARVAGKVHAADVYVDGAAIGEIGSQVIKDRRELSEDGLLSVVMTINQDRKEVICVPTVISKGFLFMKDSDPMVKKLQELALDVTDRYLAVGKKINIGGIKSDLVKTLGKYLQEKTNRTPMIMPVIMVL, from the coding sequence ATGCAGAACCCGCTGCTTCAGCGCAACGAAGTCGGGGTTTTCGCACTCGGGGGTCTGGGCGAAGTCGGCAAGAACATGTACTGCGTCGAATACGGCGACGATCTCGTCATCATCGACTCCGGGCTTTTGTTCCCGGACGAATACCTGATGGGCATCGACTATGTCATCCCCGATTACGCCTACCTGATCGAAAACCAGGACAAGATCCGAGGCCTTTTCCTCACGCACGGCCACGAAGACCACATCGGCGGCATTCCCTTCCTGCTCAAGCAGGTCCGGATTCCCGCCATTTACGCATCGGGCCTCACCGTCGGTCTGATCAAGAAGAAGCTCGAGGAGTACCGCGGCGTGAGCGCCAAGATCATCGAGTACGCCGAAACCTCCGTCTTCCGCTTCGCGTTCATGGAGATCGGCTTCTTCCGCACGAACCACTCGATCCCCGATTCCTTCGGAATCACCATCAAGACGCCGTCGGGAACGATCGTCCACACCGGCGACTTCAAGTTCGACTTCACGCCGACCTTCATGGACGCCAACTACCAGAAGATGGCGAGGATCGGCGAACAGGGCGTCCTGTGCCTGCTCTCGGACTCGACCAACGCCGAACTTGAGGACTTCACCGCCTCCGAACGCGCCGTCGCCGAGACGATCCACGACCTGTTCCGGAAGATCGAGGGGCGCGTCATCATCTCCACCTTCGCCTCGAACGTGCACCGCATCCAGCAGATCGTCGACGCCTCCGTCAAGACCAACCGGAAGGTCGCCGTCTTCGGGCGCTCGATGGAATCGACGATCGAAGTCGGTTCCGAAATGAAGTACATCAAGGCGCCGGAAGGTACATTCATCTACGGCAGGAACATGACCTCGATCAACCGCCGCAACCTCACGATCCTCTGCACCGGCTCCCAGGGCGAACCGCTCTCCGCCCTGACGCGCATCGCCTCCGGTTCCCACAAGCAGATCTCGCTCATCCCGGGCGATACGGTCGTGCTCTCCTCCTCGCCGATCCCGGGCAATCAGGAGTCGGTGAACAAGACCATCAACCTGCTCTACAAGAACGGCGCCACGGTCGTCACACAGTCCCCGTTCGCCGACGTCCACGCCTCCGGTCACGGCGGCCAGAATGAACTCAAGCTGATGCTCAAGCTGATGAAGCCGCGCTTCTTCATGCCGATCCACGGCGAATACCGGATGCTCATGAAGCACGCCGAACTCGGCGTCGACTGCGGCGTCCCGAAGGAGAACGTCTTCATCATGGACAACGGCGACGTCCTCGCCCTGACCATCAACACCGCCCGCGTCGCCGGCAAGGTTCACGCCGCCGACGTGTACGTCGACGGCGCCGCGATCGGCGAGATCGGCAGCCAGGTGATCAAGGACCGCCGCGAACTTTCCGAGGACGGTCTTCTGTCGGTCGTGATGACGATCAACCAGGACCGCAAGGAAGTCATCTGCGTTCCGACCGTGATCTCCAAGGGGTTCCTTTTCATGAAGGATAGCGATCCGATGGTGAAGAAGCTTCAGGAACTCGCCCTCGACGTCACCGACCGCTATCTCGCCGTCGGGAAGAAGATCAACATCGGCGGAATCAAGTCCGACCTCGTCAAGACGCTCGGGAAGTACCTGCAGGAGAAGACCAACCGCACCCCCATGATCATGCCTGTGATCATGGTGCTGTAG
- the priA gene encoding primosomal protein N' yields the protein MIAKILIDVPAKAVDRLFDYAVPPEFADVLEIGMRVIVPFGPREAMGFCLELADVSDYPKELKPISLVLDIEPYLTPELIELAKKLAIDTTSTLIKVLETMLPAALKAVYTPKFTLENEIRLPLSLKPLFAGKSEILMDKSLAPYAADIKKAVRLDAIRQGYDIRSKSRPQFVRCVKLVDANHIAKTEKHLAVLEHLKKCEDRTAVLSAMLEELHLTESVVRTLEKKNVVSVFDRETYRDIESLRPEHDKRVTLNELQAVAREAIVGALGSGTTFLLHGVTGSGKTEVYLAVIEEVLARGQEVIFLVPEIALTPMMVNRFKGRFHDRVAVLHSALSIGEKYDEWRKIIRHEASIVIGARSAVFAPFTNLGLIVVDECHEATYKQDDMPKYYAIDVAVRRAESCRAPIVLGSATPNIETYARVKRGYFRLLELPERAQNAKIPEVEVVDMKAEFKRGNQGSFSELLQREIALRLERGEQAILLLNRRGYHTFVICRDCGHVIQCPNCDISLTYHETDHSLKCHYCGHRQDVVRKCPKCGGESLQYMGAGTQRIEEELRGLFPAARIVRMDNDTTRLKNAHEKLLNEFEEQGDILLGTQMIAKGLDFPRVTLVGIIQADGSLYRADFRAPEQTFQLIMQVSGRAGRSDLEGKVVVQAFNPAHYAIRYAVANDYLGFYHYEMSLRKLAKYVPFYYLAEIVLTGENVRDIFIRGKDIAKSLRSGLTAEAIVLGPVLPQVARIRNRYSCQILVKYRNEPALDDLLFDTIEKYATDEIYVNVDKSPM from the coding sequence ATGATTGCCAAGATTCTGATCGACGTTCCGGCGAAGGCCGTCGACCGGCTGTTCGATTATGCGGTGCCGCCCGAATTCGCGGACGTTCTGGAGATCGGGATGCGCGTGATCGTCCCCTTCGGACCTCGCGAAGCGATGGGATTCTGCCTCGAACTCGCCGACGTTTCGGACTATCCGAAGGAACTGAAGCCGATATCGCTCGTGCTCGACATCGAGCCCTATCTCACCCCCGAACTGATCGAACTCGCCAAGAAGCTGGCGATCGACACGACCTCGACCCTGATCAAGGTGCTCGAGACCATGCTTCCCGCCGCCCTGAAGGCGGTCTACACCCCCAAGTTCACCCTCGAGAACGAAATCCGCCTGCCGCTGTCCCTGAAGCCGCTGTTCGCCGGAAAGTCGGAAATCCTGATGGACAAATCGCTTGCGCCCTATGCCGCGGACATCAAGAAGGCGGTCCGTCTTGACGCGATCCGGCAGGGGTACGACATCCGATCGAAAAGCCGGCCGCAGTTCGTCCGCTGCGTGAAGCTCGTCGACGCCAACCACATCGCCAAGACGGAGAAGCATCTTGCGGTCCTCGAGCATCTGAAGAAATGCGAGGATCGGACCGCCGTCCTGTCCGCCATGCTCGAGGAGCTGCATCTCACCGAATCCGTGGTCCGTACCCTTGAGAAGAAGAACGTCGTCTCGGTCTTCGACCGCGAAACGTATCGCGACATCGAGTCGCTCCGGCCGGAGCACGACAAACGCGTCACCCTGAACGAACTGCAGGCGGTCGCGCGCGAAGCGATCGTCGGCGCGCTCGGCAGCGGCACGACCTTCCTCCTTCACGGCGTCACCGGGTCGGGGAAGACCGAAGTCTACCTCGCGGTCATCGAAGAGGTCCTCGCCCGCGGGCAGGAGGTCATCTTCCTCGTTCCCGAAATCGCTCTCACGCCGATGATGGTGAACCGGTTCAAGGGTCGCTTCCACGACCGCGTCGCCGTCCTCCATTCCGCCCTCTCGATCGGCGAGAAGTACGACGAGTGGCGGAAGATCATCCGTCATGAAGCATCGATCGTCATCGGTGCGAGAAGTGCCGTGTTCGCGCCCTTTACCAACCTCGGACTGATCGTCGTCGACGAGTGCCACGAGGCGACATACAAGCAGGACGACATGCCCAAGTACTATGCCATCGACGTCGCCGTCCGGCGCGCCGAATCCTGTCGCGCACCGATCGTGCTCGGTTCCGCGACACCGAACATCGAGACCTATGCCCGCGTCAAGCGCGGCTACTTCCGACTGCTCGAACTCCCCGAACGGGCGCAGAACGCGAAGATCCCCGAAGTCGAGGTCGTCGACATGAAGGCGGAGTTCAAGCGCGGGAACCAGGGATCCTTCTCGGAGCTGCTGCAGCGCGAGATCGCGCTTCGGCTCGAGCGCGGCGAACAGGCGATCCTGCTTCTCAACCGGCGCGGCTACCATACCTTCGTGATCTGCCGCGACTGCGGGCACGTCATCCAGTGCCCGAACTGCGACATCTCGCTCACCTACCACGAGACCGACCATTCGCTCAAGTGCCACTATTGCGGACACCGGCAGGACGTCGTCCGCAAGTGCCCGAAGTGCGGCGGGGAATCCCTGCAGTACATGGGTGCCGGCACCCAGCGCATCGAAGAAGAGCTGCGCGGTCTCTTTCCGGCAGCGCGGATCGTCCGCATGGACAACGACACGACGCGGCTCAAGAACGCCCACGAGAAGCTGTTGAACGAATTCGAGGAACAGGGCGACATCCTCCTCGGGACGCAGATGATCGCCAAAGGTCTCGACTTTCCGCGCGTGACCCTCGTCGGGATCATCCAGGCCGACGGCAGCCTGTACCGCGCCGATTTCCGGGCGCCCGAACAGACGTTCCAGCTGATCATGCAGGTCTCCGGCCGCGCCGGCCGAAGCGACCTCGAGGGCAAGGTCGTCGTCCAGGCCTTCAATCCCGCCCATTACGCGATCCGCTATGCGGTCGCCAACGACTACCTCGGGTTCTACCATTACGAGATGTCGCTCAGGAAGCTCGCGAAGTACGTTCCGTTCTACTACCTCGCCGAGATCGTCCTGACGGGCGAGAATGTCCGCGACATCTTCATCCGCGGCAAGGACATCGCCAAGTCGCTCCGGTCGGGCCTCACCGCCGAGGCGATCGTCCTCGGCCCGGTGCTGCCGCAGGTCGCGCGCATCCGCAACAGGTATTCGTGCCAGATCCTCGTGAAGTATCGCAACGAACCTGCGCTCGACGATCTGCTGTTCGATACGATCGAGAAGTATGCGACGGACGAGATCTACGTGAACGTCGACAAGAGTCCGATGTGA
- the fmt gene encoding methionyl-tRNA formyltransferase codes for MNVIFMGTMDFAVPILEGLARTHHVALVVTQPDRPVGRRQVLEASPVKKAAVALDIPVFQPERIRRDHAPVLAVKADLIVVAAYGQMIPDVVLFQPPYKSINVHASLLPKYRGGAPMHRAIASGEAETGVTVMAMASKMDAGGIFAQRAIPILDGDDVGTLEAKLAVLGRDLLLETLPRIIDGSLAAVPQDETRVTFAPNIRPEEERLNFHGTMRQVFDHVRAFRPWPTTHAEVDGLKILIHAVRMVPDPDGAFAGAAHGTIVRTTRSAVFVKVADGLIEPLTIQPAGKTRMEVRDYLNGAGKTVLAQGRIFNLHL; via the coding sequence ATGAACGTCATCTTCATGGGAACCATGGATTTCGCGGTCCCGATCCTCGAAGGACTCGCCCGCACCCATCATGTCGCGCTCGTCGTCACCCAGCCCGATCGTCCGGTCGGACGTCGGCAGGTGCTCGAAGCCTCGCCGGTGAAGAAGGCGGCCGTCGCCCTCGACATCCCCGTCTTCCAGCCGGAACGGATCCGCCGGGACCACGCTCCCGTCCTCGCCGTCAAGGCCGACCTGATCGTCGTCGCCGCCTACGGGCAGATGATTCCGGACGTCGTCCTTTTCCAGCCGCCCTACAAGTCGATCAACGTGCACGCCTCGCTTTTACCGAAATATCGCGGTGGAGCGCCGATGCATCGGGCGATCGCTTCGGGAGAAGCCGAAACCGGCGTCACCGTGATGGCGATGGCTTCGAAGATGGATGCCGGAGGCATCTTCGCCCAGCGTGCGATCCCGATCCTCGACGGCGACGACGTCGGCACGCTCGAGGCGAAGCTTGCCGTCCTCGGCCGCGATCTGCTGCTCGAGACGCTCCCGCGCATTATCGACGGGTCCCTGGCCGCCGTCCCGCAGGACGAGACCCGGGTCACCTTCGCGCCCAACATCCGTCCCGAGGAGGAACGGCTCAACTTCCACGGCACGATGCGGCAGGTCTTCGACCACGTCCGCGCCTTCCGCCCGTGGCCGACCACCCATGCCGAAGTCGACGGTCTCAAGATCCTCATCCACGCCGTCCGGATGGTGCCCGATCCCGACGGCGCGTTCGCCGGTGCCGCCCACGGCACGATCGTGCGGACGACCAGGTCCGCCGTCTTCGTCAAGGTCGCCGACGGATTGATCGAACCGCTGACGATCCAGCCGGCGGGCAAAACCCGGATGGAGGTCCGCGATTACCTCAACGGCGCCGGAAAAACGGTGCTCGCGCAGGGCAGAATCTTCAATCTCCACCTTTAG